One genomic segment of Mangifera indica cultivar Alphonso chromosome 6, CATAS_Mindica_2.1, whole genome shotgun sequence includes these proteins:
- the LOC123217914 gene encoding DCN1-like protein 4 isoform X3, translated as MRRSASRKTGQSNSTDSADPFLSASGKASSKEMERIDNLFYTYANRSSGVIDPEGIEALCSDLEVNHTDVRVLMLAWKMKAEKQGYFTLEEWRRGLKSLRADNVNKLKKSLPELEKEVKRPSNFMDFYAYSFRYCLTEEKQKSVDIESVCELLDLVLGSQCRAQVDYFIEYLKVQTDYKVINMDQWMGFFRFCNEISFPDFDNYDPNLAWPLILDNFVEWMKEKQA; from the exons CTTCTGGTAAAGCATCTTCCAAAGAGATGGAACGAATTGACAACCTGTTTTACACATATGCAAATAGATCTTCTGGTGTGATTGA CCCAGAAGGAATTGAAGCTCTTTGTTCAGATTTGGAAGTCAATCATACTGATGTTAGGGTCTTGATGCTGGCTTG GAAAATGAAAGCTGAAAAGCAAGGATACTTTACTCTG GAGGAGTGGCGAAGGGGACTCAAATCACTGAGGGCTGacaatgtaaataaattaaagaagtcCCTCCCAGAGCTGGAGAAAGAG GTTAAAAGGCCATCAAACTTTATGGATTTCTATGCCTATTCATTCCGATATTGTTTGACAG AAGAGAAACAGAAGAGTGTGGACATAGAGAGTGTCTGTGAACTGCTAGATCTTGTTTTAGGATCCCAATGTCGTGCCCAGGTTGACTATTTCATTGAGTATCTAAAG GTTCAAACTGATTACAAGGTCATAAACATGGATCAGTGGATGGGCTTCTTCAGGTTCTGCAATGAG ATAAGCTTCCCAGACTTCGATAACTATGATCCGAATCTGGCTTGGCCGTTGATCCTAGACAATTTTGTAGAGTGGATGAAAGAAAAGCAAGCGTAA
- the LOC123217914 gene encoding DCN1-like protein 5 isoform X2 → MRRSASRKTGQSNSTDSADPFLSASGKASSKEMERIDNLFYTYANRSSGVIDPEGIEALCSDLEVNHTDVRVLMLAWKMKAEKQGYFTLEEWRRGLKSLRADNVNKLKKSLPELEKEVKRPSNFMDFYAYSFRYCLTEKQKSVDIESVCELLDLVLGSQCRAQVDYFIEYLKVQTDYKVINMDQWMGFFRFCNEAYMHQSAETCPCKKNICCLYSDLEFSFARTFLGTDFLSRWKCIYDVWQCVKFSVGVNIISIGSPPSGGIFTRIWSWLEL, encoded by the exons CTTCTGGTAAAGCATCTTCCAAAGAGATGGAACGAATTGACAACCTGTTTTACACATATGCAAATAGATCTTCTGGTGTGATTGA CCCAGAAGGAATTGAAGCTCTTTGTTCAGATTTGGAAGTCAATCATACTGATGTTAGGGTCTTGATGCTGGCTTG GAAAATGAAAGCTGAAAAGCAAGGATACTTTACTCTG GAGGAGTGGCGAAGGGGACTCAAATCACTGAGGGCTGacaatgtaaataaattaaagaagtcCCTCCCAGAGCTGGAGAAAGAG GTTAAAAGGCCATCAAACTTTATGGATTTCTATGCCTATTCATTCCGATATTGTTTGACAG AGAAACAGAAGAGTGTGGACATAGAGAGTGTCTGTGAACTGCTAGATCTTGTTTTAGGATCCCAATGTCGTGCCCAGGTTGACTATTTCATTGAGTATCTAAAG GTTCAAACTGATTACAAGGTCATAAACATGGATCAGTGGATGGGCTTCTTCAGGTTCTGCAATGAG GCATACATGCACCAATCAGCAGAGACTTGCCCTTGTAAAAAGAATATTTGTTGCTTGTATTCTGATTTGGAATTTAGCTTTGCAAGAACATTCCTTGGAACAGATTTTTTGTCAAGGTGGAAGTGTATATATGATGTGTGGCAATGTGTCAAATTTTCTGTTGGAGTAAATATTATAAGCATTGGGAGCCCACCTTCTGGAGGGATCTTTACAAGGATATGGAGTTGGTTGGAATTGTAA
- the LOC123217914 gene encoding DCN1-like protein 5 isoform X1 gives MRRSASRKTGQSNSTDSADPFLSASGKASSKEMERIDNLFYTYANRSSGVIDPEGIEALCSDLEVNHTDVRVLMLAWKMKAEKQGYFTLEEWRRGLKSLRADNVNKLKKSLPELEKEVKRPSNFMDFYAYSFRYCLTEEKQKSVDIESVCELLDLVLGSQCRAQVDYFIEYLKVQTDYKVINMDQWMGFFRFCNEAYMHQSAETCPCKKNICCLYSDLEFSFARTFLGTDFLSRWKCIYDVWQCVKFSVGVNIISIGSPPSGGIFTRIWSWLEL, from the exons CTTCTGGTAAAGCATCTTCCAAAGAGATGGAACGAATTGACAACCTGTTTTACACATATGCAAATAGATCTTCTGGTGTGATTGA CCCAGAAGGAATTGAAGCTCTTTGTTCAGATTTGGAAGTCAATCATACTGATGTTAGGGTCTTGATGCTGGCTTG GAAAATGAAAGCTGAAAAGCAAGGATACTTTACTCTG GAGGAGTGGCGAAGGGGACTCAAATCACTGAGGGCTGacaatgtaaataaattaaagaagtcCCTCCCAGAGCTGGAGAAAGAG GTTAAAAGGCCATCAAACTTTATGGATTTCTATGCCTATTCATTCCGATATTGTTTGACAG AAGAGAAACAGAAGAGTGTGGACATAGAGAGTGTCTGTGAACTGCTAGATCTTGTTTTAGGATCCCAATGTCGTGCCCAGGTTGACTATTTCATTGAGTATCTAAAG GTTCAAACTGATTACAAGGTCATAAACATGGATCAGTGGATGGGCTTCTTCAGGTTCTGCAATGAG GCATACATGCACCAATCAGCAGAGACTTGCCCTTGTAAAAAGAATATTTGTTGCTTGTATTCTGATTTGGAATTTAGCTTTGCAAGAACATTCCTTGGAACAGATTTTTTGTCAAGGTGGAAGTGTATATATGATGTGTGGCAATGTGTCAAATTTTCTGTTGGAGTAAATATTATAAGCATTGGGAGCCCACCTTCTGGAGGGATCTTTACAAGGATATGGAGTTGGTTGGAATTGTAA
- the LOC123217914 gene encoding DCN1-like protein 4 isoform X4, with protein sequence MLAWKMKAEKQGYFTLEEWRRGLKSLRADNVNKLKKSLPELEKEVKRPSNFMDFYAYSFRYCLTEEKQKSVDIESVCELLDLVLGSQCRAQVDYFIEYLKVQTDYKVINMDQWMGFFRFCNEAYMHQSAETCPCKKNICCLYSDLEFSFARTFLGTDFLSRWKCIYDVWQCVKFSVGVNIISIGSPPSGGIFTRIWSWLEL encoded by the exons ATGCTGGCTTG GAAAATGAAAGCTGAAAAGCAAGGATACTTTACTCTG GAGGAGTGGCGAAGGGGACTCAAATCACTGAGGGCTGacaatgtaaataaattaaagaagtcCCTCCCAGAGCTGGAGAAAGAG GTTAAAAGGCCATCAAACTTTATGGATTTCTATGCCTATTCATTCCGATATTGTTTGACAG AAGAGAAACAGAAGAGTGTGGACATAGAGAGTGTCTGTGAACTGCTAGATCTTGTTTTAGGATCCCAATGTCGTGCCCAGGTTGACTATTTCATTGAGTATCTAAAG GTTCAAACTGATTACAAGGTCATAAACATGGATCAGTGGATGGGCTTCTTCAGGTTCTGCAATGAG GCATACATGCACCAATCAGCAGAGACTTGCCCTTGTAAAAAGAATATTTGTTGCTTGTATTCTGATTTGGAATTTAGCTTTGCAAGAACATTCCTTGGAACAGATTTTTTGTCAAGGTGGAAGTGTATATATGATGTGTGGCAATGTGTCAAATTTTCTGTTGGAGTAAATATTATAAGCATTGGGAGCCCACCTTCTGGAGGGATCTTTACAAGGATATGGAGTTGGTTGGAATTGTAA